In the Thermomicrobiales bacterium genome, AACGGTACACTTGCGGTTCTTCGACCGCACAGCGCGCTTCGCGGACCTTGAGACATACCGCGAGCCAGAAGCTGTAGCGGCGATCTCTTTCGTCGAGCCAACCGAAGGACCTGCTTCGTGCCCGCCGAGTACTCCGGAGGATCAGCTCCCCCCGTTCCGGCTTCGATGCTCGCCAGATTGATCTCCGATGTCTGGGATCCGATCGAGGTTAAGGTCGTCCTCGCTGTCGCAATCATGGGCGGAACCTCCGAGCCTGTCCGTGAATCGTTCTTGATCGAAGAGCCGACGCTGCGGCACGGCGCGCGGGCGGACGGATCGGATCGTGACGTTAGCCTGCGGCTGCAAGAGGGTCTGGATCGAGCGATTGTCCGCGGGTTGGTGTTGCGGCTTTTGGACGAGACGGGCACGCGATGGCTGCTGCTCGGCACCGACGAAAACCAACGCACCGCGCGTGCTCCGATTGCTACGCCCGCCGATATCAGCCCGCCGTGGCATGGGACGTTGATTCTTGAACGCCCGAGTATATTCACGATGTACGAGCAGAACATCGGCCTGGTGACGCCGATCATCGCCGATCGCCTGGTCGACGCGCTCGAGCGCTATCCCGAAACGTGGATCGAGGACGCCATCGGAGAGTCAGTCAACTACAATCGTCGCAACTGGAGATACATCCAACGCATTCTTGAAAATTGGGCCGCGGAGGGCCGGAACGATGAAGCCGATCGGCGAGGTGCTCAGGGGGATATCACTCGAGAAAAGCACC is a window encoding:
- a CDS encoding DnaD domain protein, with the protein product MLARLISDVWDPIEVKVVLAVAIMGGTSEPVRESFLIEEPTLRHGARADGSDRDVSLRLQEGLDRAIVRGLVLRLLDETGTRWLLLGTDENQRTARAPIATPADISPPWHGTLILERPSIFTMYEQNIGLVTPIIADRLVDALERYPETWIEDAIGESVNYNRRNWRYIQRILENWAAEGRNDEADRRGAQGDITREKHLHGKYSHLFRRGDLPDL